In the genome of Acidovorax sp. 69, the window ATCTATACCATCGGCTACATGGAAGAGGACGAGGGTTACAACCGCTTCTTCTCCTACATCTCGCTGTTCACCTTCTCGATGCTCATGCTGGTCATGAGCAACAACCTGCTGCAGCTGTTCTTCGGCTGGGAAGCGGTGGGCCTGGTGTCCTACCTGCTGATTGGTTTCTGGTTCAACAAGCCCACGGCCATCTTCGCCAACATGAAGGCCTTCCTGGTCAACCGCGTGGGCGACTTCGGCTTCATCCTGGGCATCGGCCTGATCGCGGCCTACACCGGCACACTCAACTACAGCGAGATCTTCGCCAAGTCGGGCGAACTCGGTGGCCTGCCGTTCCCCGGCACCGACTGGATGCTGATCACCGTGATCTGCATCTGCCTGTTCATCGGTGCCATGGGCAAGTCCGCCCAGTTCCCGCTGCACGTCTGGCTGCCCGACTCGATGGAAGGCCCGACCCCGATCTCGGCACTGATCCACGCGGCCACCATGGTGACCGCCGGTATCTTCATGGTGTCGCGCATGTCGCCCCTGTTCGAGTTGTCGGACACGGCGCTCAATTTCATCCTGGTTATCGGCTCCATCACAGCCCTGTTCATGGGTTTCCTGGGCATCATTCAGAACGATATCAAGCGCGTGGTGGCCTATTCCACGCTGTCGCAGTTGGGCTATATGACCGTAGCCTTGGGCGCCTCGGCTTATTCGGTGGCGGTGTTCCACCTGATGACCCACGCGTTCTTCAAGGCGCTGCTGTTCCTCGGAGCTGGCTCCGTCATTATGGGCATGCACCACAACCAGGACATCCGCTGGATGGGGGGGGTGCGAAAGTACATGCCCATCACCTGGATCACCTCGTTGCTGGGTTCGCTCGCACTGATCGGTACGCCTTTGTTCTCGGGTTTCTACTCCAAGGACAGCATCATTGAAGCGGTGCACTTTAGTCACTTGCCTGCTGCCGGGTTTGCCCACTTTGCTGTGCTCGCCGGTGTGTTCATCACGGCGTTCTATTCGTTCCGCATGTATTTCTTGGTTTTCCATGGCAAAGAGCGTTTCGATCAGAATCCTGACGCACACCATGACGATCACCATGATCACGGCCATGATGATCACCACGAGCCGCATGAGTCCCCCTGGGTGGTGACGGTGCCGCTGGTGCTGCTGGCCATTCCTTCGGTGGTGGTGGGCTTCATGTTCATTCAGCCCATGCTGTTTGGCGACTTTTTCAAGGACGTCATTTTTGTGGATGCGGCCAAGCATCCCTCAATGGCCCATATGGCAGAGCATTTCCATAGTGCTTGGGCTATGGCACTGCATGGATTGCAGACCGCCCCGTTCTGGTTGGCCGTTGCTGGCGTGGCCCTGTCGTACTACATGTACATGGTGAATCCGGCACTGCCGGCCGCCATCAAGCGCATGTGTCTGCCCGTCTATACGTTGCTCGAAAACAAGTATTACCTCGACTGGATCAACGAGAACATTCTGGCCCGTGGTGCACGGGCGCTGGGTGTGGGTCTCTGGAAGGGCGGCGATCAAGCCATTATTGATGGCGCCCTGGTAAATGGCTCCTGGAAGCTGGTGCGTGGAGTGTCCGGAATCGTCCGTTGGGTGCAGTCTGGTTTTATCTTCCACTATGCGCTGGTGATGATCCTGGGTGTCTTCGCACTGATGACCTGGTTTGTCTGGGGCGATGTTTTCATGCAGCTCATCAAATAAGGAAAACAACAAATGGGTCTGTTGAGTCTTGCAATCTGGACGCCGATTGCTTTCGGTGTGCTGCTGCTTGCCATTGGGCGGGATGAGCATGCACGTGCTGTGCGTTGGTTGGCGCTGCTGGGTGCGTTGATCGGTTTCCTGGTCACGTTGCCTTTGTATGACGGCTTCAAACTGGGCACCGCTGCTATGCAGTTCGTCGAGAAGGCGGCCTGGATTGAGCGCTTCAACGTGCACTACCACCTGGGCGTGGACGGCATCTCCTTCTGGTTCGTTCCGCTGACCGCCTTCATCACGGTGATTGTGGTGATCGCCTCGTGGGAAGCCATCACCGAGCGCGTGAACCAGTACATGGGTGCTTTCCTGATTTTGTCGGGTCTGATGATCGGCGTCTTCAGCGCGCTCGATGGCATCCTGTTCTACGTGTTTTTCGAAGCCACGCTGATCCCGATGTACCTGATCATCGGAATCTGGGGCGGTCCCAACAAGATTTACGCAGCGTTCAAGTTCTTTCTGTACACGCTGCTCGGTTCGCTGTTGATGTTGATCGCGCTGATTTTTCTGTACAACCAGTCCGGCGGGAGCTTCGACATCGCTACTTGGCACCAGTTGCCTCTCAGCGGCCGTGCTCAGACTTTGTTGTTCTTTGCCTTCTTTGCGGCTTTTGCGGTGAAGGTCCCGATGTTCCCGTTCCACACCTGGTTGCCTGATGTGCACGTGGAGGCGCCTACCGGTGGCTCTGCGGTGCTGGCCGCCATCATGCTGAAGCTGGGCGCCTATGGTTTTCTGCGCTTCTCGCTGCCTATCGCTCCCGATGCAGCACGCCAATGGGCATGGCTGATGATCGCCCTGTCGCTGATTGCGGTGATCTATGTGGGCCTGGTGGCCATGGTCCAGAAGGATATGAAGAAGCTGGTGGCGTATTCGTCCGTGGCGCACATGGGGTTTGTGACCCTGGGATTCTTCATCTTCAA includes:
- the nuoL gene encoding NADH-quinone oxidoreductase subunit L, with the protein product MSQTLSASTLLAVPLAPLAGALLAGIFGTTFGGNWIGRRLSHTLTILGVLVAFVLSAMTLKSVALDGARFNETLYTWMVVGGLKMEVGFLVDSLTAMMMVVVTFVSLMVHIYTIGYMEEDEGYNRFFSYISLFTFSMLMLVMSNNLLQLFFGWEAVGLVSYLLIGFWFNKPTAIFANMKAFLVNRVGDFGFILGIGLIAAYTGTLNYSEIFAKSGELGGLPFPGTDWMLITVICICLFIGAMGKSAQFPLHVWLPDSMEGPTPISALIHAATMVTAGIFMVSRMSPLFELSDTALNFILVIGSITALFMGFLGIIQNDIKRVVAYSTLSQLGYMTVALGASAYSVAVFHLMTHAFFKALLFLGAGSVIMGMHHNQDIRWMGGVRKYMPITWITSLLGSLALIGTPLFSGFYSKDSIIEAVHFSHLPAAGFAHFAVLAGVFITAFYSFRMYFLVFHGKERFDQNPDAHHDDHHDHGHDDHHEPHESPWVVTVPLVLLAIPSVVVGFMFIQPMLFGDFFKDVIFVDAAKHPSMAHMAEHFHSAWAMALHGLQTAPFWLAVAGVALSYYMYMVNPALPAAIKRMCLPVYTLLENKYYLDWINENILARGARALGVGLWKGGDQAIIDGALVNGSWKLVRGVSGIVRWVQSGFIFHYALVMILGVFALMTWFVWGDVFMQLIK
- a CDS encoding NADH-quinone oxidoreductase subunit M → MGLLSLAIWTPIAFGVLLLAIGRDEHARAVRWLALLGALIGFLVTLPLYDGFKLGTAAMQFVEKAAWIERFNVHYHLGVDGISFWFVPLTAFITVIVVIASWEAITERVNQYMGAFLILSGLMIGVFSALDGILFYVFFEATLIPMYLIIGIWGGPNKIYAAFKFFLYTLLGSLLMLIALIFLYNQSGGSFDIATWHQLPLSGRAQTLLFFAFFAAFAVKVPMFPFHTWLPDVHVEAPTGGSAVLAAIMLKLGAYGFLRFSLPIAPDAARQWAWLMIALSLIAVIYVGLVAMVQKDMKKLVAYSSVAHMGFVTLGFFIFNDLGVSGGLVQMIAHGFVSGAMFLSIGVLYDRVHSREIAAYGGVVNTMPNFTAFALLFAMANCGLPGTAGFVGEWMVILGAVKANFWIGLASATALIFGAAYTLWMFKRVYLGPVANDHVKELTDINSREFLVMSLLAIAVLAMGLYPRPFTDVMDTSVAELLKHVALTKLN